The Candidatus Abyssobacteria bacterium SURF_5 genome contains the following window.
TTGTCCGCCAGCACCACTCCGAGCATTGAAGCCATAAACGCCAGGATATAACTGTAGAAGGAACCTATCCGCGGTTCCTTCGTAAAGTAGGCGATCGAATACGATGTCACCAGAAAACCTATGCCGCTGATGATGAGCGCGAAGACCAGGCTCAACCCATCAAGGCGAAACGATAATCCGACCCCGAGATCCGGAATCCATGGCGCGGAGGTCCTGACGGTTTCACCTGCTGAAATCCTTACAACGAAAAAGGAGAAGTAAATAAAGAGCCCCAATGGACACAGGCTGAGGAGCCAACCTGCTGTCTTGGGGAAGACTCTAAAAAGGAGCGGCGCCGCAATCGACACGAGGAAACCAGAGAGGACGGCTGCGAACATCAGCGGCGCTCCATGAAATTATGCGATGAAACGGAGACTCGGATGTACCCGGCTGCGCTTCGATGAGGAGGAAAATCGGAAAACGAGCCGTTGCAAAATAATTCCCCGGCAACAAGCATCGTATTTGTAAGTATTTACGGGTGGAACAAGATTGGCAAGCAGGACGGATGCGGCGCCAAATAGCTGGATTTCAGGCCGGCACAGAGGAATCGGACGATATTTCTAGGTTAGGTTTTCCCTGGATTCGATCTTGGAGATCGCTCCCTGGATTTCCTCAAGGAGGTCCTGTTTGAAGACATCCGGAAGGAAGCTGCCTCGGACACTGTTGAAAGACAGCGTTTTGATATCGTCCCAACTCAGCCCGAGCAGGCGCGAAGATAGTTTGTATTCCTCAGTCAGTGAGACACCGAACATCGCCGGATCGTCGCTGTTCAGTGAAACCGTCAGGCCCCGATGCAGGAATTCGGGAAGCGGATGCTCCTCGTATGAACGGACCGCGCCGGTTTCAACATTACTGGTCGGGCACATTTCAACGGCGACATTCTCGACTTTCAGATGTTCCAATAGCCGTTCATCACCGCGCGCACCGATGCCGTGGCCTATCCGCTCAGCGCCAAGCGATTTGACCGCCCCCCAAATGCTGGCCGGACCGCCTACTTCACCCGCGTGCGCCACAACATGAAGGCCTTGTCGCTTCGCAGTCGCAAAATGCTCTGCATAGATCTCCGGCGAGTAGTGCAGTTCGTCGCCGCCAAGCCCGATCGCTACAACCCCCAAATCCATGTATAGCACCGCTTCCCGTAAAGTCTGCCATGCATGTTCAACGCCGAACTGGCGGCCGATGTCGAATATGAACCTGACATCAAATTCTCCATGCACCCGCGCTCTTCGCGCGGCGGCATCCAAGCCGGTCATAACTTCTTTCATCGGAACGTTGTTCAGCCGATGCATCGTCGGCGCAATGGTGATCTCGGCATACCGAACAGATTGCTCCCTTAAGTTGTGCAACACGGCCGCAGCGGCGCGTTCGAAATCCGCCCGCGTACTCAAACACCGGCATCGCAAGCGGTAAGCCTCAAGAAAATTTATCAGATGCCCATATTTCAAAGCAGGATTTGCCCGGTTCCGTCCCTCCAGCGCCACTCCGTTCTTCTGCGCCAACTGCTCGATAACATCTCCGGGAATTGATCCTTCAAAATGGACATGAAGCTCAACCTTGGGCATCAGCTCAATGGCCCGCTCCAATCTGCTGTTTGTTAACCGTTCATCCATAAAATACTAACCCTCCGTCATGCCTCTAATATTACTATATCATATCACCTTTTCTCCCCCGACTATATCGTAAGGGAAATTGAAAGCAGTCCGCCTGACCTGTATAATGAAACATATCTTTATAAACATGGAAGCATGATGACAGCAAATAAAAGCAAGCTCAAAACCTTGATCGTTCTGGGTACCAGACCCGAAGCTATCAAGCTGGCGCCCGTCATTCGTGAGATGCGCAAGCGGCCCTGGGCTCTCCCGATAGTGTGCGTGACCGGTCAGCATCGGGAAATGGCGGACCAAATGCTTTCTGTTTTCGCGATCACTCCCGACATCAACCTCGACGTGATGACCCGCTCGCAGAGATTGTCATCGGCCGCCGCAAAAATCCTGATCGGCATGCAGAAAACCCTGAGACAGGTTGCTCCTCATCTGGTAGTGGTCCAGGGAGACACAACAACAACTTTCGCGGCAAGCCTGGCCGCCTTTTAC
Protein-coding sequences here:
- the add gene encoding adenosine deaminase, translating into MDERLTNSRLERAIELMPKVELHVHFEGSIPGDVIEQLAQKNGVALEGRNRANPALKYGHLINFLEAYRLRCRCLSTRADFERAAAAVLHNLREQSVRYAEITIAPTMHRLNNVPMKEVMTGLDAAARRARVHGEFDVRFIFDIGRQFGVEHAWQTLREAVLYMDLGVVAIGLGGDELHYSPEIYAEHFATAKRQGLHVVAHAGEVGGPASIWGAVKSLGAERIGHGIGARGDERLLEHLKVENVAVEMCPTSNVETGAVRSYEEHPLPEFLHRGLTVSLNSDDPAMFGVSLTEEYKLSSRLLGLSWDDIKTLSFNSVRGSFLPDVFKQDLLEEIQGAISKIESRENLT